Within the Desulfurellaceae bacterium genome, the region TCCGGCCAGGACATGTTCCACGGAGCCCCCACGGATCGGCAGGAACAGGCCGTCGTCATCGAGCATCAACAGCATGATCTCTTCGGCGAATGTCAGCATGACCCGTCCTCAGGACTCGACCGCCAGGGCGGCTTCGCGGGTGTCGTAGTGATCGAGTATGGTCAGGAACCCGCTGACCTCCATGACTGCTTTACACGCGGCCTGAAGTGCACAGACCGCCAACTTGCCGCCCTCCTGCTGGCATTTTTTGGCACCAACCAGCACGGCCCGCAGGCCGGCGCTGCTGATGTACTCCATCTTGCCGCAATCGAGCAGCAGACGGGTATTGCCACGGCCGACGATCTCCGAAATGCGAGTCTCCAGCTCGGGCGCGCTAAAGCCGTCAACACGCCCGTCGAGCGCAACAATGACCACCGAACCTTCTGTTTGCTCTTCAATTTCCATGGGACAGCCTTTCTTTTCGATCCCGATGAGACGACTCCGTTTCCGTGCCAGGCGGCACGGAAACCTGCTTGCTACGGAAAGATAGAACTAGCACGGCAACCGGGACACGGCAAGCCGTCGCCAAGGTGCCATGAGGGGGTCTCTCGGGGGCAATCCGGAAGCTTGGCGAGACGCGTAATTACTGGCAGAATGGCCCGGACTCGGGTTTCTGCACACCGACGTGTTCTCGCTCCGGGGAGAGGAGAAAAGACCGGGAAGACCTGGGCAGGAACCTCACATTCAGTCAAAGAGGGAGACGCATATGCACGACGGAATTCTATCGGGACTGCGGGTTATCGACTGCGGAACCTATGTCGCCGGGCCGGCCTCGACGACGATCATGTCGGACTTCGGGGCCGAGGTGTTGAAGATCGAGCGACCCCAAGGCGGGGATCTCTACCGCTCCATGTCTGATCTACCGGGATTTGCCCAGGCGGACCTCAACTGGGGCTGGATTCTGACCAGCCGGAATAAGAAGAGCGTCGCCCTGGACCTGGCCTCACCCCAGGGCCGGGACGTTCTCATTCGTCTGGTCAAGACCGCCGACGTGTTTGTCACCAACTACCAGCACCCGCTGCTCGACAAATTCCGGCTGACCTGGGATCACCTGCAACCCGAGAACGAGCGGCTCATTTACGCCCACCTGACCGGCTACGGCGACACGGGTGAGGATGCTGACGCGCCGACTTTTGACGCGCTGGCGTATTGGGCTCGCTCGGGCCTGATGATGAGCGTCGTAGGCATGGACGGCACGCCCGGCGGCCCACGCCCGGGCATGGGCGATCACCCGACCTCGGTGTCGCTGTTCGGCGCCATCATGCTCGGCCTGTANNNNNNNNNNNNNNNNNNNNNCTGCTGGCCAGCGGCGCCTGGGCCAACGCCTGCGACTTGCAGGCCAAATTCTGTAACGCCACGTTTCCGGAACGCCGCAGCGACGGCACGCCTCCCAACCCGCTGGCGGCCGGCTATCGGAGCCGTGACGGCAAAGCCTTTCTGGCCGTCCTGCTCGACCCGGACAAGGAATTTCCCAATCTGTGCAAGGCGCTCGGTCAGCCAGAGCTGGCGACCAGCCCGCTGTTTGCAACCAACGAGGCCAGAACGGAGAATGCGGCTGCCTTGTTTGCCATTTTACAAGGCCAGTTCGAATCGCGGGATCTCGACGAATGGCGGGTACTGTTCAAGCAGGCCGACATCAAATGGGCCCCCCTACCACTGCGCGACGAGGTGGTCGGAGATCCGCAGATGCGGGCAGCCGGGGCGTTTGTCGAGATGGAGTATCCCGGCCACGGCCAGCTGACGACCATCAACAGCCCCATTTTCACCAGCGCCGGTGACAAGCGCACGCCGACTGCTGCGCCGCAGCTCGGCGATCATACCAGTGAGATACTCCGCGATCTGGGCTATGACGACGCGGCCATTGCCGCGCTGGTGCACGACGGGGTAGCGGCCATAGGTGACTAGCGCGGTTCACGTTAGGCTGTAGTCCTGCCGTTCCGCCCTCGTCATGCCGGCTGTGATCCGGCATCCATGCTTCGACTTCGCTCCGCTACGCTCAGCACGAACGGGAGGCCGTTAGTCCTGAGCGTCAGGCGCAGCGCGCCTGAAGTCGAAGGGCGACACAGCATCGTGAAGTGCTCTAGTTGGCACATCCGGTCCTGCTATGGCCCACAAGGCGGCCACGGTGCATGGCGTTGGCCGCTCAGTCCCCGAGCTGGCCGATACCCCAGCGGATGCCACGGCGCAGCAACTCGTAGTACACCGGCGAGTCCCACGAACAGCGCTCGACGCTGCACACCGGCATGAGCGGCTGCATGTCGTATTTTCCGCGACAGTGACCGAGCGTCAGATACAGCACCTGGCCCTGGCCGTAGGGGTGCAGGTAGAGTTGCGGCCGTGGCTCGTCATTGCCCAGGCTTTCACGCACATAGCCCACCGACCGGTCGGTGTAGCGCGACTCCAGCAGGGTGTGGACCTCGCCGTAAAACTCGCAGTAATAGGGTTCGTCCTGGACCTCAAAGGGCTCGATGCCGCGCACCAGCGGATGGCTCGGGTCGGCTACGGTCACCCGAATGGGCTGGATGGGCGGGTGGGACACAAAGTGGTTGCCCAGCATGTCGGGCAGGGCCGGCGCCTTGCGGGGCGTATCGACCTTGCCCGGAATCACGACGCCGTCGGTTTCGATGGACTCGCCCACAAACTCCAGCATGGCGCTCGTGCCGTGCAGGCCAAACCAGCGGCCGCCCTGGTCGAGGAAGCGCCCCAGCGCGTCCTGCTGCTCGGCGGTCGGACACACGTCGCAGGTGTAGGTCAGCAGCAGCCGGGACTGGGCAATCGCCTCGACATCCCGGTAGTCTTCGGCCACCCGGACCACCACGTCCTCGTGTTCGGCCAGCAGCGTGAGCAGCTCGAGCCGGGCGAAGTTGGTGTCGTGATACTTGGCGTTGCAGATGAGATACACGTCGATACGGGTGTCGTCGGACATGCCGGCCTCCCATGCCTAGGCGTAATGGCTGCGCCGCTTGACGGCCAGCTCGCGCTCCAAATAGAAGATGTCCATTCTGTCCCAGCCGTCGTCTTTTTTCACAAACTTATGGCCGCGCAGGGTCGTGGCCACGATGCCCAGGTCTGGTCGACCGGGATAGTCGCGCCGGTCACGAATCTCGGTCGAGGCAAAAATCGTATCGCCGACAAACACCGGGCCGGTGTGCCGACCGGTGACATAGACGATATCGCCGACGGCGTTATCGGCCACATCCGGGCAGGACAGACCCAGACACAGGTTAAACGCCAGGCCGCCGTACACGATCAGCCGGCCGCCGATATATTTGTCCGGGTTCTGGTCGATCAGGTGCTGGTTGGTGTGGACCTGCGAGGTGTTGTCGAGCATGGCGGTGAGGTCCATGTGGGCGGCGGTCACGGTCCGGCCACGCGAGTGCTCGATGGTCTGGCCGGGCGACAGATCCTCGAAGTAGGTATCGGCGTTGCTCAGATGCACCAGCTCGCGGTACTCCCGGTCCGCGTCGTAGGTCGGCACGCCCAGCGCACACGGCACGTCGGGCAGGCTCGCCAGCTCACCGGCCTCAACCGGCGCCGCAATATCGTCCTTCCATATCTGGACCTTGCGCCGCAGGGTCAGCACAACCTCCTCGTGCTGGTTGTGGCCGGTGGTCTGGACATGCACCACCCCCCGGTCCGGGTCGCGCGACGAGGGGGTGAGACCGATGACGCGGGTCTCGACCTCGATCGTATCGCCGATATGGACGGGCACGCCAAAGCGCATGTCCTGATACTCGAGGTTGGCCCGGGCGTTCTCCGAGATATCCTCAACGCTCTGGCTGAAGACGATGTTCATGACCAGGCCCGGCGGGGCGACCAGGCCGCGATAGCCGTAGCGGGTGGCGTAGCGCAGGTTTTTGGACAGCGGGTTGGTGGTCATGCCGAACTCGGTGAAGGCGTTGAACAGGCCCTCGGTGAGCGTCTTGCCGACCTTGTGGCGAAAGTGTTGCCCGGCTCGAAAGTCTTCCAGAAAATTGCC harbors:
- a CDS encoding STAS domain-containing protein — translated: MEIEEQTEGSVVIVALDGRVDGFSAPELETRISEIVGRGNTRLLLDCGKMEYISSAGLRAVLVGAKKCQQEGGKLAVCALQAACKAVMEVSGFLTILDHYDTREAALAVES
- a CDS encoding CoA transferase, whose amino-acid sequence is MHDGILSGLRVIDCGTYVAGPASTTIMSDFGAEVLKIERPQGGDLYRSMSDLPGFAQADLNWGWILTSRNKKSVALDLASPQGRDVLIRLVKTADVFVTNYQHPLLDKFRLTWDHLQPENERLIYAHLTGYGDTGEDADAPTFDALAYWARSGLMMSVVGMDGTPGGPRPGMGDHPTSVSLFGAIMLGL
- a CDS encoding CoA transferase: LLASGAWANACDLQAKFCNATFPERRSDGTPPNPLAAGYRSRDGKAFLAVLLDPDKEFPNLCKALGQPELATSPLFATNEARTENAAALFAILQGQFESRDLDEWRVLFKQADIKWAPLPLRDEVVGDPQMRAAGAFVEMEYPGHGQLTTINSPIFTSAGDKRTPTAAPQLGDHTSEILRDLGYDDAAIAALVHDGVAAIGD
- a CDS encoding ThuA domain-containing protein translates to MSDDTRIDVYLICNAKYHDTNFARLELLTLLAEHEDVVVRVAEDYRDVEAIAQSRLLLTYTCDVCPTAEQQDALGRFLDQGGRWFGLHGTSAMLEFVGESIETDGVVIPGKVDTPRKAPALPDMLGNHFVSHPPIQPIRVTVADPSHPLVRGIEPFEVQDEPYYCEFYGEVHTLLESRYTDRSVGYVRESLGNDEPRPQLYLHPYGQGQVLYLTLGHCRGKYDMQPLMPVCSVERCSWDSPVYYELLRRGIRWGIGQLGD
- a CDS encoding MaoC family dehydratase codes for the protein MPIRKKRGNFLEDFRAGQHFRHKVGKTLTEGLFNAFTEFGMTTNPLSKNLRYATRYGYRGLVAPPGLVMNIVFSQSVEDISENARANLEYQDMRFGVPVHIGDTIEVETRVIGLTPSSRDPDRGVVHVQTTGHNQHEEVVLTLRRKVQIWKDDIAAPVEAGELASLPDVPCALGVPTYDADREYRELVHLSNADTYFEDLSPGQTIEHSRGRTVTAAHMDLTAMLDNTSQVHTNQHLIDQNPDKYIGGRLIVYGGLAFNLCLGLSCPDVADNAVGDIVYVTGRHTGPVFVGDTIFASTEIRDRRDYPGRPDLGIVATTLRGHKFVKKDDGWDRMDIFYLERELAVKRRSHYA